AAACACTTGGCGGAGCATGGACAGTAAGTAAATCGGTGTTAAAATCACGCCAACCGCTGACAACAGGATAACTACAACTTTGAAACTAGAACTGTAAACATCACTGGTGGCGATACCGAGGAACACCATCAATTCACCCACAAAACCACTCATTCCTGGTAAGGCGAGAGAAGCCATTGCACCAGCGGTAAACAAAGCAAACGTTCTAGGCATTACTTTACCGATACCACCCATTTTATCCATCATCAAAGTGTGGGTGCGATCGTAAGTCACGCCAGATAAGAAGAATAAGCTAGCAGCAATCAAACCGTGGGAAACCATTTGTAAGACTGCACCGCTGATACCAATTTCTGTATAAGAAGCAATACCTATTAACACAAACCCCATGTGAGCAATTGAAGAGTAAGCCAAGCGCCGCTTAAGATTAGTTTGGGCAAAGGCACAGCAAGCGCCGTAAACAATATTTACTACACCCAAAATCGCTAGCACTGGGGCAAAGTAAACATGGGCATTTGGTAACATTTCCACATTGAAGCGGATCAGGGCATAACCACCCATTTTCAACAACACACCAGCTAAAATCATCGAACCTGGTGCTGAAGCTTCACCGTGGGCATCAGGTAGCCAAGTGTGCAGAGGGAAAATTGGCAGCTTCACGCCGAAGGCAATTAAGAAACCTGCGTAAACTAACAGTTCCAAAGCTTTGGGATATTGCTTCATTCCCAGAGTTGCCATATCGAAGGTGACAGTATCTCCAGAGAATGCGATCGCAAAACCGGCAACTAAGATAAATATTGATGCTGCGGCAGTGTAAAGAATGAATTTAGTAGCTGCATAGCGGCGCTTTGGCCCTCCCCAGATGGAAATCAGCAAGTATACAGGTACTAACTCGATTTCCCACATCAAGAAGAACAACAGCAAATCTTGGGCGACAAATACGCCAAGCTGGGCGCTATACATTGCCAGCATCAGTCCATAAAATAATCGCGGCTTGTTGGTAACTTTCCAAGCCGCGAATATTGCGAGAGTGTTAATTAAGCCTGTCAGAAGCACCAAGGGCATCGATAAACCATCAACCCCCACAGCCCAGTTCAAACCCAACTGCGGTATCCAAGAGTAGTTTTCTACAAGTTGGAATGTTGAGTTTTGAAAGTTGTAACTATGCCAAAAGGCATAAATCATTAATGCAAAGTCTGCGAAAGCAACTCCCAAACCATACCAACGGACAGTTCTACCTTCTTTGTCTGGAATCAACGGAATGGCTAAGGCAGCCACCAAGGGCAAGAGAATTATGGCTGTTAGCCAAGGAAATTCAGTAGGAATCATCACTTCTGACAATCAATTTTCATTTTCGCTTTTGATTACATTATATTAAGGAATTCGTACTTTTGTAAACGTTGTTGATCTCTAGAATCTGAAAATTTAATAATTCACTAGGAATAAATGCTCAGCTAAATGCCAATTTTGGGTATTTTTAAGCATAAATACTCATTAAATTTTAATGTATTACTTTCCTGAATGTAAAGATTTGCAAACAAAGTGCAATGGGGAATTGGGCATGGGGAATTGGGAATTGGTAATTGGGAATTGGTAATTGGTAATTGGTAATTGGGAATGAGGTATTAGTGATTTCTCCCCATCTCCCCATTGCCCCCCAACTCCAGAGGGGGCCCCAATGCCCCCCATCACCCCTGCTCAAAAACTCCCTCAAACAATGCGGTTGACAATTGACCACACTTCCCCATCCGATCGCACATAGGGAACTGATATGGTTTTGAAGCCTGTGATGAAAGGTTTGTAATACACTTGCCAATACAAAGGACTGAGATGATCGGCACAAGCTTTCAACTGGCGGATTTCCCCTGCCAGTTCTCCCGCCAGTTCATTAATGCGTTGGGCATGAACCTGAGCGACTTTTTTGGCTTCTTCTAGCTGCTGCTGTTGGGTAAGTTGTTTTGATTCAACTTGCCAACGGACTAATTCGGCTTGTTTGTGCTGTATCTGCACTTTTAGGGCTGCGATCGCTGCATCTATGCCTTGAATTTCAGCAGATAGTTGGGGATTTTCTCTAGCTTGGCGGCGGTAAGCTTCAACTATTGCCAGGGGTGAATCATTCTCGCTCTTGATTAGATTATTAATATTGAGGGCAGCGCGTTCTTGCTGGAGAACCTGAATTTGAGAGTTAAGCGCTGCTATTTCTGCCTGAATTTGGTCTATCATGCGGGTTTATCCTTGGTGAAAACTGCGCCTTGGTTATCTAAAGAAAGCGATCGCACTGTCGCCCTAATTCCTGCTGCTTCCCAAGCCGCTGCCATTGCCAGTTCTGTTGCTTGGGAGTTGGCAGGATTTGTTAAAGCTAACAGTGTCGGCCCTGCACCACTAATCACCATGCCATAAGCACCAGCAGCCACCGCCGCTGCATTCACCGCATCGTAACCAGGAATCAAAGCTTGGCGATAAGGCTGATGCAACTTATCTTGTAAAGCTGCTTGTAACCATTCTTCCTTGCCAGTTTCCAAACCGCGCAACAATAAGCCTAGATGCGCCGTATTAAAAATTGCATCTGCACGACTGACTTCAGTCGGCAAAACCCGCCGCGCCTCTTGAGTGGAAAGCTCAAAATCAGGAATCGCCACTACTGTTACAATATCCTGATGCCAGGGAATATCACAAATTTCCCAAGCTGCGTTATTGGTAGCAGCCAGACGACATCCTCCCAATAAAGCCGGAACTACATTATCAGGATGTCCTTCCATTGCGATCGCTAATTCCATCACCTGCAACTGAGACAAAGGCGCACCCGCCAATTGATTAGCAGCGACCAACCCGCCAATAATCGCCGTCGCCGAACTTCCCAAACCCCGCGCCAGTGGTACACCCAACTGAATCTCTATGTTCACCGATGGCGGAGTTTGCTCTATATATTGATATAACTTCAAAAATGCCTGATAAAGCAGATTACTTTCATCAGTTTGCACTCGTTCAGCTTCTGCACCTGTGACATGAATAATTAACCCGCCTTCTTCAATGCCAGTGAACTTAAACTCATTGTAAAGCGGTAAAGCTGCGCCAATACAATCAAAACCAGGCCCCAAATTAGAAGTTGTGGCGGGAACGGTGACAGTAATACCAGAAACAACAGACATCTGCAAATACTCAACTAACCAATCAACCAGCATCCCATGTAAAGGGTTGATTTGCTCATTCAAGATGCTAATTGTCTGTCTGCACTACTCCATAACATATCACAAGGCGATCGCTTGATATCAACACACTCCGACTCATGGCATTTAGGACTTACGCAAGTGTCATATATTTTTGACAAAAATCGTCCAAAGTCAAGAGTCAAAAGTCCAAAAACCTTGACTTTTTACTCTTGACTATTGACTATTGACTGCCATCGCAGAAAATATGTGTGCCAGTTGCGTAAGTCCTGGCATTTTGTGAATAAATGTTAAAACATCCAGAAATCAAGTTAATTGCAGTTGTAGAACAATTAGCTTTTATTGCCCGAACTGTTTGGGCGATCGTAGGCAGCTAGAGGTTAAATACCTGCAAAAAATTGAAAATTTGGTGGTTTTTGTCATAGTAGGTTTTAAATCTCCATCTGTAGCTTGCTTTCGTAAGGATACGAAACCTTGCGCCACCTTCATAGCTAGCTTATTGAATAATTAATGAAGGACATCAAAATATGTCGAGTAAATTGATCCAAAAATTTTCACTCTTTTTGAGCGCTATCTTTTTCAGCCTCATACTTTCTATCAATCATGTCACAGCTAATTCAGTACCTTTTTACTGGGAATTTATTAATGTTGATATTGCCGTTCAGGATAATGGCGATATGTTAATTTCTGAAACTCAGAAATATACTTTTACTGACGATTATAATAATCAACGTTATCGATACATTCCACTTGATAAAGTAGACAAAATTACCGATGTTGCTGTTTTAGAAAATGGTAGAGTCTTGTTTAGCGAAACAGGTATTGAAAACAATCAACTTTGGATTAGATGGTCACATCAACTAAAACCACCCGAAAGTCATACTTTTGTCTTGAAATATCGCGTAATTGGAGGATTACAAGTAAATAACAATGATGCTCAAGTATACTGGAAAGCTATCTTCGCTGAGCGTAAAGCTGCTATCAAACAGGCAAAAGTGCGAGTTGAACTTCCTGAAAAAGTAGCTAGTAGTATCAAAAATTTCCAGAGTTTTGGAGCTTCTGCAAATGTTCGCCAAGTCGATACTACAACCATTGAGTTTGTTACTCAACAGGCTATTGAACCGCAACAAGAGCTAGAAGTTCAGGTGACTTTTGATTCTAGAGGTACTGACATAAAAGCTCCTCAATGGCAAAATGGCTCCTCAGAATTTTCCTCTTTTTTGATTTGGGTTGCTGCGGTAATTTGCTTTTGGATATGGAGCTTTTGGATATGCAAATTGCTTACTGAAAATAGCAGTGGTAGTGGCAGTAACTCTGGTCGTGATGCCAGTAAATTTCGTCGTAGTGGCGGTGGTAGTGGCGGCGGTGATAGCGGCAGTAGTTGGGGCGATGGCGGGGGCGGTGGTGGCGATGGCGGGGGCGGTGGTGGCGATGGCGGGGGCGGTGGTGGCGATGGCGGTGGTGGCGGTGGCGGCGATTAAAGGAGTTTCGCTGCTACTGTTTCAATTTATGATTGTAGGCTAGGCATTGCCTAGCCTATTGATTGGTAGAAATTGTCGCACGTTAATGACTTTTATAACTAATCTAGCTAACTTGACATAACATAAGTGTAACTCAAATGAGTTAAAACTAAAGTATGCAACTTTTACAAACCATATCATCTGTTATGGCTTTTTACGTATTGATTTTAAAAGAAAAGGAGGATGAAGCCGGCGTTATTTACCGCTTTGGCTCAAATGAAGATCGTCTGGGATCTTTATGGCTAGATAAATCTAGTGGAGAAGTTAAGGAACTTCAAGAATCACCAGATCAAAACTCGCAGGCTTTTTTTCAACGAGCAGCAGTAAAGATTTGGCAACATTGGAAACAAGGGACTTTACCTGAAAAAACATGCTGGGCATCCTGAGAATGATTTGGTATTGATAGCTTACCTATCGTGATAGGCTATCAATACTCTGTTGTTTCTCAAACACTTACCTCAAAGTTTTCGCACTTTAGCGATCGCCAGATTTCCAACATTTCTGGATTTAATCAGCTTACTTCACAACTCCTAAAACGGGCGTTACCTCAGTCTCTAAGATTTTCGGAACCAAGAATCCATTGGCATAGACACGCGGATTGGTTTGTGAAATGATGCTGTATGATTGGCGAAGTTGAGTATTCACTGCTACAGTCTTGACATCGTACATCTGCATAGCCACCTTGGGGTAGAAGCCGATGCCAATAATCAGCACGAGAAAACAAGCAGCAATAAACACTTCTCGCGGACTCGCATCTCTGTAGGGTGCGTCGGTGGGTAACAGACAGTCAGTACCAAAACAAACTGTTCCTTCGTCCTCCTGATTTTCTAATTTTGCATTATTAATGTCG
Above is a window of Nostoc sp. UHCC 0702 DNA encoding:
- a CDS encoding NAD(P)H-quinone oxidoreductase subunit 4, producing the protein MIPTEFPWLTAIILLPLVAALAIPLIPDKEGRTVRWYGLGVAFADFALMIYAFWHSYNFQNSTFQLVENYSWIPQLGLNWAVGVDGLSMPLVLLTGLINTLAIFAAWKVTNKPRLFYGLMLAMYSAQLGVFVAQDLLLFFLMWEIELVPVYLLISIWGGPKRRYAATKFILYTAAASIFILVAGFAIAFSGDTVTFDMATLGMKQYPKALELLVYAGFLIAFGVKLPIFPLHTWLPDAHGEASAPGSMILAGVLLKMGGYALIRFNVEMLPNAHVYFAPVLAILGVVNIVYGACCAFAQTNLKRRLAYSSIAHMGFVLIGIASYTEIGISGAVLQMVSHGLIAASLFFLSGVTYDRTHTLMMDKMGGIGKVMPRTFALFTAGAMASLALPGMSGFVGELMVFLGIATSDVYSSSFKVVVILLSAVGVILTPIYLLSMLRQVFYGNQSEELHLDAVISDVKPRELFITACLLLPIIGIGFYPKLATQIYDVKTVELAAHARQVLPVVAHQQPSSLYSRIFTAPTLATSEVESLVNISK
- a CDS encoding homoserine kinase, with translation MSVVSGITVTVPATTSNLGPGFDCIGAALPLYNEFKFTGIEEGGLIIHVTGAEAERVQTDESNLLYQAFLKLYQYIEQTPPSVNIEIQLGVPLARGLGSSATAIIGGLVAANQLAGAPLSQLQVMELAIAMEGHPDNVVPALLGGCRLAATNNAAWEICDIPWHQDIVTVVAIPDFELSTQEARRVLPTEVSRADAIFNTAHLGLLLRGLETGKEEWLQAALQDKLHQPYRQALIPGYDAVNAAAVAAGAYGMVISGAGPTLLALTNPANSQATELAMAAAWEAAGIRATVRSLSLDNQGAVFTKDKPA
- a CDS encoding DUF2207 domain-containing protein: MSSKLIQKFSLFLSAIFFSLILSINHVTANSVPFYWEFINVDIAVQDNGDMLISETQKYTFTDDYNNQRYRYIPLDKVDKITDVAVLENGRVLFSETGIENNQLWIRWSHQLKPPESHTFVLKYRVIGGLQVNNNDAQVYWKAIFAERKAAIKQAKVRVELPEKVASSIKNFQSFGASANVRQVDTTTIEFVTQQAIEPQQELEVQVTFDSRGTDIKAPQWQNGSSEFSSFLIWVAAVICFWIWSFWICKLLTENSSGSGSNSGRDASKFRRSGGGSGGGDSGSSWGDGGGGGGDGGGGGGDGGGGGGDGGGGGGGD